The sequence CTTTAAGTTTATCATCAATATTCTCCTGATCTCACAGGGCTCTTGATGTATTTTCTGTCAAAGCAGTGACAAAATGAGTTGTTTGAATGTCCTGTGCCTGAGTGTCAGAGACAGTGATCATAGAAGCAATCACACTAATGAAAGTAACGATACCAAAGACTAAGTCCCACAGCACACTGTGATAGACTCAGTCAATTATGAAGTTCTTGAAGAACCTGTAGGCCTATATCTTAATACCAGGCATCTGCAATGCTGCTGGGAAGCATAAGGAAGGAAGGCTGgtataaaaccaaaatatcttGATTTTTGATAGGCTTAGTCACACAATTAGTAAGATTATAGTTAGTATattgtaaaaaaatattaatcatcCATTTTTGTGCTATTAGTATTTCCTATTAATGACACATAAGGAGACTGGACACACAACCACAAAAGAGTTAGCAGTACAATCACTGGTTACATCTGCAAGTGACTGACTTGTGGATTTAACAAGATCTAGAGCAACAATTAGATACCATAAATTCTGAGTGCCTCCTGATCCTGTGGTCAAGATTTTACTAACAAACCTTCCAGGAGTCATGGGTTCATTATGAGGATGTGCTGGATCTAACTTTGAGACAAGTACAGGACATATGACTTGGACTGGAAAATATTATGTCTTACAGGAACTAAATTAGGACAATCTAGTCATTAAGGAAAAGTTCCCAGTTCTGAAGTGGTGGAATTAGGGCAATAAGGGACACAAGTATCACCACAGGATGTCTTATATTCCTGGGACACTTGTAAGCAACCACTTTTTTGGTGAACAAACAAGGGTCACAACACTATACCCAGAGAAAGTTAAAGTAATGAGAGGGGATAATATAGAAGTCAGATTGACCCCTCCCACCATGGCAGAATAATTGTAAACTCTGGAATAGATCCTTCAGCCCAGGTAGTGGGATAAATTACGGGAGGATCTGGAAAACATGTCCAATGAGTTCTCGTTACCATACATACCTGACAACTTACAACAGCCAGCATTGCCATAAACATGGTAGCTGGTGTCACAGGGACGCCCTGACTCTCAATCACATTCTCAGCTTTGTTTGTCAGGTTCTTGATCTGACCCCAAGTCGGGGGACTTGAAATCAGTGTGCCCTTCATTGCTTGTCTGTTTTTCTTGCATCTTTTCCTCTTCAGATTGTTTCGGGGCAGCTTCTGCTCCGGCTCCGCTGTTTCTGAAGCGatcctttgtctttttaattcGGGTTCCGGTTCCGGTTCCGGTTCCGGTTCGGCTGTTGGATCCATGTTGATGATGCACTGCTCACTCGGGTACCCAAATCAGCTTCTCAGCACCTTCTGGAAAGATATAGACATAACCTCTTCTCCCCATCATTATTGGATCTGGccactccattttcctgattgtaaATCTTTCCACCATACCATTCCtgctgaacaaactgaaaagagATTTGATATCTCTAAGTCGCAGTGTGATCCTTCTTTTCAcgatttaagaaatttaaagtaaaaagcaTGATAAAATTCATTCTGCAGAGATGAATAATACCTATCTCCCCCTTTGGTTTTGAAGTTGAACTTTTAACATTCTACTGGCACATTCTACTATTCTTCTCCCTGAGCATTGTATGGGCTTCATGTcttatgaataaaatgataagaaGCACAAAAGCACTGAAAAGAACTGGTATTGGTATAAGCTGGATCATTATCAGTTTTGAATTCTTGAGGTTTGCCCATGACTACAAAAGAAGCCAATGATTAATGACATGTTTAGTACTTTCTCCTGTTTGTGTTGTAGCAAAAATGAGAATAGGTGTCAACAGACACGTGTACCCAATGTTGTCTTCAAAACTGCTGTACAGGTGTCACATCCATCTGTCAAATATGATTTGGTTAAAGGCCCCAAGGATTTACCCCAGTTGATAAGCTGGGAGGTGAGTAACACACTGAGGGCATAGTTTAAGTATGGTCTGAGCCTGCTCCAAAGTGAGGTGACATTCTTTGCACAAATTGGAAGCAATTTGGTGACATAGAGCATGTAATGCTTAAGACAAGTTATAAGGTGCTATACATTCTACTGAAAATGTACTGAAAGAGATGATCTATAACATTGTTTCCTTCTACTAAAGGTCCTGGAAGACCTGAATGAGCCCAAATACATCCAATAAAACATGGGTGACATCCTTGTTGCAGTGTTTtgtaaagatttaaaaagttgaaataattccTCAGTTAGCATGCCCAATAGTGGCTGTTTAAATTACTTGAGTTGCCCCTACTGCATAAGCACTGTCACTGTAAACACTTATAGATTCCGATAAAAAGTGTTGTAGGATAAACATTATAGCTTTCATTTCAGCACACTACAGGGGAGAAATTTGATGAATTTTAGACTCTCTTTTCCTATGAAATCCAGCCCTCCCTGAGCTGGACCAGTTATAGCCTGAGAAATTGGTTAGTGCAAAcaattttagggaaaagaaaagtaattataGAAGCAAACTGTAAAATTTTATTAGCAGGGTAATGACTATCAATTTGGTCAGGAAAATCAGCAAGTATAATCTGTCAACTTGTATTTTTGTCAAAGCCAATCTTGTTGTGCAATAATAAAAGGAACTACAAAAAGGGAAGGCTCTAGCCCTAAGAGTTGCTGCATTTGATATTGGATTTCTGTAATTAATTGAGCAACTGAATCATTAAGTGGCATTAAGGATTTAGAGGAATGTGGCAGGTGaagtcattttataatttttgtttcttgtcaAAGTACTCCCGCAGGGGTACAAGTAGTAGGAAAAATCAGTACTTGAATAGATCTATTTAGATCAACCCTAGTAAGTCGGGCTGCTTAAAAAGTATACTCTACACAAGTCAACACAGTTTTAGCTTCTAAAGTAAGCCACTGAGGAGAAGACAGAGTTGGATCTCCTTTGAGGATACTGAACAAATGCCCTAGCTCAGCTGTAATTAACTTAAGAAGGATGTTAACCAATTAATGTCACCCAGAAGTTTTTGGAAGTCAGAGAGTACATAAGGTGTCTATTCTAATGTGAAGTTATCAAGAGGCTTCTTTGTGCACTAAAAAGTTAGAACCAGAAACATTTTTGCAGTTATCTTACTGCTGCAGTGCTAGGAATATCCTGGTATTATCCTGTTACAGTCAAGAAACCCGCTGTCCTGGAATGTCTGATAACTGTAAGCATCAGAGTGTCAAGGATGTAAACATCCTCACCTTTTTGGCAAGGAATGTTTTCCAGGCTTGGCTTTTGATGACACTCCAGGATCAGGGATGACTGGGGTTCATCTGCTGTCCACGGCtttcaatttagaaacagatctAAATTTGTGCACTAGATTTATTTTacagacttccttaaaaaaaaaaaaaaaaaaaagaaagaaagaaaaaagaaaaggaaggaaggaaggaaggaagaaagaaaaagaaagaaaaagaaagaaagaaagaaagaaagaaagaaaagaaaaatcgcAATTGTCTCCGCAAAAAGTGCATCAACCCACCTTGGAGAGGTCTCTTGATCCATATAGAACAGTGAGATCTTAGCTACAAATTATTATATGAATGACATTATAATACGtaataattttccaaaagaatGGAATATAGAATTAAATATTCTACAATAAACTATTATGATAGAATTCTTCAAGCAAGCACCAGTTGCCAACTTCTTCCTCTCAAAAGGAGGCAAAAATGAAAGGCAGGCTGAGAGGTAAGGTACTGGGCAGCTTTTCATACAAGAGTTATGTCAggccttaagaaaaaaaatccattactTCTGATCATCTGCATCTGATCGAACCTTAACAtgacaattaggcaaaagaacaGAACCTGCTGGGCGTGGTGACGCACACCCGTAATCCTGGCGGCtggggagacggaggcaggaggattgcaaattcaagaccagcctcagcaactgagcaaggccctaggcaacttagactctatctcaaaattaaaaataaaaaaaggactggacaTGTGGCTAGGTGGTTAAGCATCTGGGAATTCAATCCCTGATTCCAAAAATATTCCAGAACCCAGGTTTGACCCACCTCCCTACGAACGCAGTCCGTTTTCCCATCCGTCTTAGACGCGTTCTGCCCACCACCCCAGTACGGTCAGCACGCATGGAGGACGACTACCTTTGTTCTCCGACTACAACTTCGTTTTCTTCGGAACGCTTTAAGGCAACGGGAATCTGTTCCCGGGCCTGGGTCACTCCCGTCTGGCTCGGAAGGAACCACCGTGTGCTTTCCCGAACGCAGAGCCCTGACGTTGGCTCGGCCGTCCCGTTCTTGTGCACCACGCATATTAATTTGCTAGGGAGAACTCTGCAGTCAGCCATGGAGGCAAACGGTGACGGCTTAACAGGGTGGTGACGTTTTCCGTACTTTCTCGGTTGAGTGTAAACCCGAGACTTTTTAAtggtttctgttgtttttgttttgatttgaggCGCCGGGGAGAGAAACCAAGGCCTCGCACAGGCTGGGCAAGCCTTCTCTACCAACCACGCCGAACCCTTCGGGCAGCTGAGCCCTCCCTGGAAGTGGCAGTCCTTTTCCAGACAGTGAAGCTGTAACTCACCAGCTGGAAACGTCACGTCTCCGAGGCTGGCGGCCTTACGGGTCTCACCGAGACTCACCAGAGCTAGGCTGCAGTGGGCTCCGCAGCGAAGCCCTGTATCCTGCGCTTCCGGCCTCCGACCTTGCACCGGAAGCCAGGGCGAGCACGGAGGAGAGCCTGCCGCGCACGCGCGGAGGAAGGCCTGCCGCGCATGCGCGCCAGCCAGCCTCTCCGAAGCGAC comes from Sciurus carolinensis chromosome 10, mSciCar1.2, whole genome shotgun sequence and encodes:
- the LOC124994503 gene encoding pyrin domain-containing protein 3-like isoform X1, with the protein product MDPTAEPEPEPEPEPELKRQRIASETAEPEQKLPRNNLKRKRCKKNRQAMKGTLISSPPTWGQIKNLTNKAENVIESQGVPVTPATMFMAMLAVVSCQSSAVASDTNSNTSK
- the LOC124994503 gene encoding uncharacterized protein LOC124994503 isoform X3, coding for MRGAQERDGRANVRALRSGKHTVVPSEPDGSDPGPGTDSRCLKAFRRKRSCSRRTKPWTADEPQSSLILECHQKPSLENIPCQKEGAEKLIWVPE
- the LOC124994503 gene encoding uncharacterized protein LOC124994503 isoform X2 produces the protein MRGAQERDGRANVRALRSGKHTVVPSEPDGSDPGPGTDSRCLKAFRRKRSCSRRTKPWTADEPQSSLILECHQKPSLENIPCQKVCSAGMVWWKDLQSGKWSGQIQ